The Paenibacillus sp. YPG26 genome includes a window with the following:
- the guaB gene encoding IMP dehydrogenase: protein MWESKFTKEGLTFDDVLLIPRKSNVLPKEVDVSTRLSDTVKLNIPLISAGMDTVTEAALAIAIAREGGIGIIHKNMPIEQQAEEVDRVKRSESGVITNPFSLTPTHLVTDAERVMGKFRISGVPIVNEEQKLVGILTNRDLRFIHDYNIEIKQVMTHENLVTAPVGTTLQQAEVILQQHKIEKLPLVDENNVLKGLITIKDIEKAIQFPNAAKDAQGRLLVGAAVGISKDTFDRTDALVKAGVDVITVDSAHGHHINIVDAVRELRTRYPELTIIAGNVATGHATRDLIEAGASVVKVGIGPGSICTTRVVSGIGVPQITAIYDCATVAREYGIPIIADGGIKYSGEIPKAIAAGAHAVMLGSLFAGTEESPGESEIYQGRRFKVYRGMGSLAAMKQGSKDRYFQDDDKKLVPEGIEGRVAYKGPLSDTIHQLIGGLRSGMGYCGTANLNELRDETEFVRITGAGLRESHPHDVQITKEAPNYSL, encoded by the coding sequence GTGTGGGAAAGTAAATTTACCAAAGAAGGTCTTACTTTTGATGATGTGCTCCTGATTCCTAGAAAATCTAATGTGTTGCCAAAAGAAGTGGATGTCTCCACAAGATTGAGCGATACGGTCAAGCTTAACATTCCATTGATTAGTGCAGGCATGGATACAGTTACTGAAGCGGCTCTTGCTATCGCAATTGCACGTGAAGGTGGGATCGGGATTATCCATAAGAATATGCCGATTGAGCAGCAAGCGGAAGAGGTAGACCGGGTTAAACGTTCGGAGAGCGGGGTAATTACAAATCCTTTCTCGCTCACTCCAACTCATCTGGTGACGGACGCTGAGCGGGTTATGGGCAAATTCCGTATTTCGGGTGTGCCTATTGTTAATGAGGAACAGAAGCTGGTAGGTATTCTGACTAACCGTGACCTCCGCTTCATTCACGACTATAACATCGAGATTAAGCAGGTCATGACTCATGAGAACCTTGTTACGGCACCTGTAGGAACTACTCTTCAACAGGCAGAGGTAATTCTACAGCAGCATAAGATTGAGAAGCTTCCTTTAGTAGATGAGAACAATGTACTCAAGGGTCTGATTACCATCAAGGACATTGAGAAGGCCATTCAGTTCCCGAATGCGGCGAAGGATGCACAGGGACGCCTGTTGGTAGGAGCGGCTGTGGGTATTTCCAAGGATACTTTTGATCGGACGGATGCCTTGGTGAAGGCCGGTGTGGACGTGATCACGGTTGACTCAGCACATGGTCACCATATCAACATTGTTGATGCAGTGCGCGAGCTGCGTACACGTTACCCTGAACTGACTATTATTGCAGGGAATGTGGCAACTGGACATGCCACCCGTGATCTGATTGAAGCCGGGGCGAGTGTGGTGAAGGTAGGAATTGGACCGGGATCCATTTGTACAACACGTGTTGTATCCGGTATCGGCGTACCGCAAATCACGGCTATTTATGACTGCGCCACTGTAGCTCGCGAATACGGTATTCCAATTATTGCAGACGGAGGTATCAAGTACTCTGGTGAGATCCCTAAGGCTATAGCTGCGGGTGCTCATGCGGTAATGCTTGGAAGCTTGTTCGCAGGAACCGAGGAGAGCCCAGGTGAGTCTGAGATTTATCAAGGTCGCCGCTTCAAAGTATACCGCGGAATGGGGTCGTTAGCTGCTATGAAGCAAGGCAGCAAAGACCGTTACTTCCAGGATGATGACAAGAAGCTTGTACCTGAAGGTATTGAAGGAAGAGTAGCTTATAAAGGGCCGCTATCCGACACGATTCATCAGCTTATCGGAGGCCTGCGTTCAGGCATGGGATACTGTGGTACGGCTAACCTGAACGAGCTTCGCGATGAGACAGAGTTCGTCCGCATTACAGGTGCAGGTCTGCGTGAGAGCCATCCTCATGATGTGCAAATCACGAAAGAAGCACCGAACTATTCGCTGTAA